The window TTCTTACTCATCTTAAATCATTAAACCCCgatgttgttttattacaagAGACTCATGCCAAACGCTCGGTCCAGATGGTGCTACGTGCCAACTGGCTGGGCCAGATGTATCAGGCTAATTTTGGGGCTAAGGCCAGAGGTGTGGCGATTTTGTTTAGGAGGAACATACCTTTTATCCAGAATAAGACAATAGCAAACCCCAATGGTCGATTTCTAGTAGTGTTTGGCAGCCTGTGTTCCACTTTGACTTTTGTGAATATATATAGTCCAAACTTTGACTGCCCAGAGTTCTTTAGAGAAGTATTCAGCTCTATCCCAAACAAATGTTATTATCGGGGCGATATGAATTGTGTTCTCGATGTAAGATTAgataaaaaaatttcaaaatcgTTGCAACAATCAAAATCAGAGCAGTGTTTAAATACAGTCCTCAAAAACTTAAATATCGTGGATATTTGGAGGTTGTTGTTTCCTACTAGTAAAGAGTTTTCTTACTTCTCTCCAGTCCATAAATCTTATTCTCGCATCGATTATTTTTTCCTTGATTCAAAACTTATTCCAGCAATGATTGATGTCACGTATCATCCCATATTAGTTTCAGATCATAGCCCTGTTTCCTTAACTCTAAAAGTGGAAAACTTGAGCACAACAGGCTGCAAAAATTGGCACTTTGATGCTGCCCTTTTGAAAGATGAAGTCTTTCACAAACGTATGGAGGAGCACATCAGATTTTTTCTTGAGGCAAATGATAAAGGTGATGTTGATGACTCGGTCTTATGGGATAGTTTAAAGTCATGAGAGGACATATTATTTCATATACATCGTGGAAGAGTAAAAAGCAGAACGCAGCTTTGAAAGACATGGAGTCTGAATTACGCCGGCTAGAACAGTCCTACCAGTCTACACCAACAACAGACACCTTGGGTGAGATCATCAAGTTGAAGTGTGAGTACAATACCATACTTTCCAAACGCGTGTGCTCTCAAATGGTTAGCTCAAGGCAGAGATTATTTGAGTTAGGCGATAAACCACATAGGTTGCTGGCAAGGCAACTGAGACACTCTCAGGCATCACAGGCTATACTCCGAATAAGGAACAAAAGAGGACAGATGGTTACAGATCAGCagggaataaataaatgcttcaAAGATTTTTATCGTAATCTATATAGCTCAAACAATACTACTAGTCAGGATGAGATTAATGAGTTCCTGGAGAAGTGTGATCTACCCAAACTTGATCAGGATGCTGCAGCAGAGTTAGATGCTGAGATCACGCTAGATGAAGTTAAAGCAGCAATAGCCCCGTTCCCAAATAATAAGGCTCCTGGGCCTGATGGGTTTGGGGCAGAATTTTATAAGGCTTACAGCTTTTTGCTGGCACCTTTAATCCTCCGTATGTTTTATCGCTCTAGGGAAGTGGGCTCCTTAACCAACACACTATATCAGGGCAATATTGCTCTACTGCTGAAAAAGGACCGGGACCCCACAAACGTCTCCTCATATAGACCTGTCTCCCTTCTCCCGTTGGAAACAAAATTATTAAGATAAATTTTAGCTAACCGTCTCAACAGGCATATTTCCAGAATCATTCACCCAGATCAGACAGGGTTTATCCCTGATCGACATATATACTTTAACATGAGAAGACTATTTAACATACTATATAGTCCTCTTCGCGACATGGAAGATTCGGTTATAATATCCCTCGATGCCGAAAAAGCTTTTGACCAGGTCGAATGGCCATATATGCTGTCTGTGTTGGTAAGATTTGGATTGGGCAATTCGTTCATTAAATGGATCAGGATATTAATCAAGGAACCCACAGCCTCTGTAATCACAAACCTAAATAAATCCGGTCCTTTTCGGCTATATCGAGGTACACGCCAAGGGGATCCTCTGTCTCCATTTATCTTTGCTCTGTCTCTGGAACCATTAGCCTCCTATATACGCTCTAGCCCTGAAATACACCCTATAACACATCTAGAAACTCAACATAAGATCTCGGCCTACGCTGATGACGTTGTACTATTTATTTCAGATCCCAAGGCCTCTAtacctccactgctgcagttaataaataaatttggCTCATTCTCAGGTTACAAGATAAATTGGGGTAAAAGTGAACTAATGCCATTGTCAAATTCAGTAGATAGGACATTCCTCAAGACAACTCCATTTAGAATTGTATCAGAAAAGTTCACAAGTCTGGGTATTATAGTCACAAGGAAGTTGAGTCAGCTACTACGACATAACTGGGATGAGAAAATTGATCAGTTGGAGAGGAATATACAGCTCTGGAACACTTTACCTATATCAATGGTAGGGCGTATTAACGCCATCAAGATGGTGCTCTTGCCAAGGTTTCTTTATATATTCTAATCTATCCCAGTATGCATCCCTCAAAATCATTTCAGGAAGCTGGATTCTATTATATCATCCTTTGTTTGGTCCGGCAAAATACCTAGGATCTCGAAGAAACATCttatcgtcaccttcctaaaataatggcctaagtcatgttttgacaaaaatgttttttttgcctaaatcaccccctcatgatgctggccacctctggtaaaatcgcctgaatcctcagttgaggggaacatgcaattctacccccggttgtataatggcctatgtcaaaagtgtgactcttttgttgagttttttgtgtttcctgaaaaacctgaaaaaatgacttaggccattattttaagagggtgtcgtTATTAAAAGTCGGTCCGAGGGAGGTTTTGCCCTGCCTCAATTCAAATACTATTATTTGGCTGctcatttaaagattttttcGTTTTGGATGGAGTGTTTACCAGGCAATAACCTGGAGGAGATGCCTGCATGGTTACAAATTGAACACCTCTCCTGTCAGCGCACCTCTCTACCAGCACTTATTAACAGCCCAATAAAGATTAAGAAGCACTTGTATAATGATAACCCGATAATTTGCAACTCTTTAAAGATATGGAAACAGGTAACAACAACTCTGAAAACACCCAAAGTTTATTTGGATTCTCCTATTTGCTGTAACCATGCTTTTAAACCTGCACTTGATGATGTAGTTTTCTCAAACTGGAGAGAGAAGGGTATTATCACTTtgagaaatgtttatattgGGGGTCATTTGGCCTCCTTTCAGCAGTTACAGCAGACATTTCAGCTACCAACTTCCCACTTTTTCCGATTCCTACAGTTGAGGCATTTTGTGAAAACTCATGTTCCACAATATGAACGTAAACCACAGCACGTAGCATTAGATAGTTTCTCTCAACTCAAACCATATACGAGAGGGGCAATATCTAAATTCTATGGTATCATACAGAATGTGAATAACACATCGTCAGACCCATTTAAAGAGGCTTGGGGGAGAGAATTGGATAGGGAAATCTCAGATGAGATGTGGGAGAATTGTATTAAGAACATCCATGATAGCTCAATCAATGCAAGACATAATTTGATACAATTCAAGGTAGTACATAGACTACACTATTCTCCCTCCAAGTTgcaaaaaatatttccagatGTGTCATCCCAATGTATTAAGTGTCGAAGTGAAGAAGGAACACTATCCCACTTATTTTTGTCATGTCATAAGCTACAATCATTCTGGGGCTCCTTGTTTGACTTTTTCACTAAGGCCTTTAATCATCCATGTCACCCAGACCCATTCACCATGTTGTTTGGGGTGGCCAACCCAGATAGTGTGAAAAGTGGTTGTGAAGCTAAGGCTATTTTCCTCTCAACATTGTTAgccagaaaattaattttgcaaTCTTGGAAATGTGAGAGGTCTCCTACATTTGAAATGTGGCTGAGAGAGTTGGGAAATGTATTACACTTGGAGAAAATCAGGTACATTATGTCTGCTAAAGAGgaagtcttttttaaaatctggcaGCCTTTTCTCGATTTAATGTCTAAAAACTGAAGTAGTGCTATTCTGTCACTGCGCCATTACCTATGTTCTATGTCCTGTTTGTCGCATGTCAAAAACCTCTGTCATAAATCTGTACGGTTCTGTGTAGCACCACCAACTACTGTTAATAtgtatttgcttctttttgtttttttttttgtttttgtttttttctcttctttctttgttatgaaaataataaaaataaatacacaaaaaagaaGATAAGGACTGAGGTATCTTAGAATAAAACTGAGGTCAGTGgtaatgaaagaaaacattgtcctttgttctttgtctttcattcttCTTCAAACGGGTTTCTCTCTGATCAACCTTTTTTTGGTAAAATTACATCATAGGTCACTGGGTTAATAAACCAATGGCATGCTGTAATGACTGGGGGTGATCCACACAAATAAAGACCAGTCTCCAAATACAAGTGGATGACCTGCTTGTTCCTGTCATAATGGACATGGCAGTTTGCATAATGTATATTTCTACCTCTTTAATAAAATGATGTTGTTTCTAACACTTAACTGCTGAGTTAGTAGCAGGAGTGGAGTGGTGTGTGGtgtttcaatgtgtttgtgaacttCTTATGTTTTTGGACACTAATAGTAGCGTAAGTTAGAAACGACGGGTCCCAGTGTAAGCTATTATGATGGGCCCTTGGGCTGCCAGTCAAGAAGCAAGTGTTAGCGTCACATTCACAATGTGCTCCAGCACTTGTCTCCAAAAGAGCACTGCATTACGCATGTCCCTCTCCAGCTGTGCATCAGTGATGCCATGGAGTTTCCACTGTTCATACACCACACAGACTCCAACATGTAACTGAGAGGACTCGTGTAGTTCAATTTTTTCAGACTAATGCCCCCAATCTCTAACTCCCTTCACCCATGCATTGATGAAGTGGGGTGAACTGCAGTCTCCCAATAACCAGCAGGACTCACAGTATACACAATCCAATTTTGGAGATTAGCAAAGCCAGCTGCATGGCAGTTTGATgccggcttttttttttgtgataaaacCCTTCTGAAAAACAACGATTATGTTGATTTCTGGGGAAAGGACCACTAGGTTTACAAGACCCTGTAGTTATGATGTAACATTTTATATACAGGATCTAAAGTATTTTCATCAAAATGTCCCCTATCTGTGGGGTAAGGCTGAAGTGGCTGTGGTTGTGGCTGGTCCTCCTGCTCTTGTTCAGAACAAGACGACACCAGTCTGCTTTTGTTCAGAACAAGAGCAGACTGGTGTCACCTCAACCTGGTCCTGGCTTCTATCATCTCCAGTAGGTGTTGCTGTTTGGGTTGGGTCGCTTGAGATACTGACTGCAACTAAACTGAGGGTTCTGACTGGTTAGGCCTGCAACCGATAATATGGAAATATTAATGGTTATCTAGGGCTAGGAATAGTTTATAGAATAATACAATAATTCATAGGCTGACCTGGTAGAGACATTAATTTACTAGTAGCTTACAACTTAGCATAACGTTACAATTAAATAATACATgtccaagtaaaaaaaacatgtatgccTTCTCTTAAAATTTACATCTAACACAATAGCCAAATGATGATTATTTAGACTGACGCTTCTAAGGTTATCTGCTGCATGTCTGTTGACACACCACTGAGGTACTACTGCTGCTAGGAGGGGGCTTGTCCGTGGGATGGTGAGtgtttgtaaaaagaaaaacaaaacaaaataatctaaTTTAGGGAGCTTTGCAACCTTCTACTCCTGTTCTgctctctcctgtcttttcttgCAACcacttttgtgtttaaatggCATGACTGCTCATTTGGCTTGCCTTGCAGCTCAGCTTGTCAGTCTTGACAGATTTTGCATTTCACCTGGGCGGAGTCTTGTCGTCTTGTCACATGATCAAATATAGACTTTTGGGCAACAATATACACATATTACCCAGCAATCATCATTGCATCGTTGCATTATATGACATGAATaccaaagaaaatattaatttgattgaatggttttaatagttttttcatagtttttataGTGTATGTAGAATAATCCTATAATTTTGTTATACTTTGCTTGCTACTGACTTTTTTCAATAAAATTACTGACACCATGACAAAGGTGGATATGCACATTTTAGGGTATATATACCAAATAATCTCtgttcaaaaaaagaaaagaatgggATTTTGTGAACAGGAGGACTTGGATTTGAAGCATGTTCACCACATTCCTGGTAGAAGCCCAATACGCTTCAGACCCCCATTGTTTATACCTCCACTAGTGTCATTACAGTCTCTCTCCAGAGgtgttttaaactgtaaaaatccACTTCTATGATTCACGTTTTATTTACCATGGTTTTGTCACATAAAAAGTCCTCTGACCCTCTCTCCTCAGACCCTCTGTGCTCTGGCTCTCTGGACAATGAAAAACTCCCCAAAAAACCCTTTAATGGGAGAAAGTATGGAAGAAACCTCAGGGAACGCAAATGAGGATGATCCCTGTTCCAGGACAGACTAGACAACAGATGTCAATATGTACAGAACAGAGCATACAGGAGATTTACAGAAAAGACAATCAGGATGACAACATTATAGACTGTAATAAGGAATATGACAAGGGACATCAAACAACTGAGCCACACGACGTCCTCTCCACCATGAGGACCTGTACCTGACAGActagacaaaaacaaattcacatgGGGGACTGGGACTCCTGAGGATTCAGATCCAAAACTTCTGGACTGAAGCACCAACAGCCAGGAGAGGAGAGCGGTCTAAGGACGGCTAaccaaggacacttcaacatataaactggaggagctgcaaTTTGAACCTCCAATCCTCAGATTAGGGGAagacctgctctacctcctgagacACAGCTGCCCCCTAACATAACAACTGAAAAAACTCTGAACAGACACCAGAAATATGGAATTATTTGgattttccatgttttattaCTTAAATAAGTCTAAACACTGAGTCTGGTGACATGTCATGGACATATCTTCAGTGATCTCTTGTGGCTCTGTGAGAGTAACAGTAACATACTGACCCTTCTCCTCTCTTGATGTCAGCAGGTTGTCTTCATGTTTGAGCTGAAGATGTCTCTGCAGTCCCTGATGGTGGCTCTGGTCATGGTCATGGTCTTCCTCAGTCCCTGCCCTGGCATGTCAGCCCCTCAGGGTGAGCCAGATGATGAGGCTTTTGATGTGGAGAACTATGACCTGAACAGTGAGGACTGGGAGAATCTGGACGTCAACATTTATGGAGACAGTTATGATTATGATGACTTGGACCAAGAGGTGAGGGAGAACAGGATATTCATGTTTGTAGTAACTGTGATAGAACATTACTATTAATACTCTGTCTTTGCTTGTGAGGAGAGCAGGTAACTTTAGTTGTTACCAAAGAGAATATCATTGTCCTCTGACTGTCCAGCTGCTtaatgagagaagagaggttGACATGCTTCTTTGATCTGCCTTCAGTTATATATAAGCTCTGCAGCCCAAGAGGCAGACACTGACACTGCGCAAGGCTGAAAGAAGTATTGAAATCtctttgcatgtttttaaaatcaattcataTATACAGTTCATAAAAAGACCCTTCAACTGAACATCAGTCAGAGAAAGTcaagaaaatacagtttaacagCAACAAAGCTCATGTTGGTCAGTCGTTCCATCGCTTTGGTGCATACTGAATAATATGTTGGATGTATTACTATAAGATTTGTCCAGACATTtgtggttcccagaggatgaaccctaatgACTGTGACCCTCTTATCTAGCCTCTAGTGTCACCAACAGGTCAGagttttcacttatccagtGAAATCTCTCAACATCTACTGGTTGGTTGTGATAGACTCTGATTTGATTCACATCCATGTCCACTTTAGGATTCATTGTAATCACTTTGCACCATCaggtaaaatgtttaatttgtcttttactttgatttatgaccaaatacctgaaGACATTCCTCTGAAGTTTGTTTCCCTTGTAGCCCCTGTCCCAGTTTGTGATAGTACCAGTCAGGTCACTGATGCATTTTATCCTGTAGAAGGAAGTTTATAGGAATGTTGATCTTTTGTTGAAATAAATGCATCAGAGTCTTGAGCGTACAGCTTAGccattaattttaaatgtttcccACTAGAACAGGCGGACATGTTCTCTCTGAATTTTGCCCCTAAGATGCCCACAAGGGACAATGATACCACACCAGTTTCCCATGGGTATGAATGCTTTGACTTGGTCAGTGCAAAAAAGATTGACTCTTGACAAGCAGGTCTCTCTCTTACATGATCAGAATCACAACCTGTTGAACCTCTCCACACGCAGAGCAAAAATGCAACTTCTCCTTAAATCTATGCAGGAGCATTTCTCCTCTGGATCTAAGAAAGCAGTGGTAACTTTCTGCTCTCTAGATCTGATGACACAGATATAATGAATGGTGTAGCTAAGTTTGAACTTTTAAAATTCatcacaaacaaactgaaaaactgtatattgaaaaaaaagtaaagaagatCAAGAAATTCACTTGCAGGGGGATAATCAAGAAGAAGTGAAGAACTCACCTCTGGAGGATTCCAACCTCTACAGACTCTTCTCAGATCAGAGAGATGATGTCAACCAAGCAGACTCCACAGTTTGACCAACTCCTCCACATCTTTTGTTTAAGTGTTATTCATGTAGAGTGAGTCAGCATCAGTCCACTACCGTTCATGTGTATCATAGATTAAAcagtgaggcagaaaaacaggtggatggagcCACAATGCTTATTGCCCGTATAATATGAATGTGATGATGCAGGTGTAACAAAAAGATTTACCTACAAAGTAATAAATATCTGCACCattcatataaaataatgtgattTGAACTGTCTTCATCTCTCTACTCCCTACTGGAAGGACAGATCGAGGTGGGCACCATAGCACCAGACACCCCCTCCCCAGCCTCCCAGTCCACGGCTCAGCAttatgaggaggagaagactgTGCCCACCCTGCCCCCAGCTCCCATCTCCCTGGACTTCAAGGGACCAGGACTCTTTGGTCCTGAGACTGGTTTGGGTAGGTCAGAGCATCAGTTGGTTGTTTATCTACTATCAGCAGAGTTCAGCAGTCGTCAGCAATTGTATAAACCTGTCTGACTATAATGAAATGTCAGTAGACTGATGGGAGGAATGGTTTATTACAAATCTAATACTCTGTGACCACTAATGACATCACAGTTcatgttagggttagggtaTTGACAACTGCTTGTCTGAAACACTTCCCAGTCCAGACTGCAGTTCCTCTGGTcctcagtcagacagtcagatggacagacggacagacggacagatggacagatggacagacagagacacagacagtcagacagacagagacacagagaatcagagggacagacagagacacagagaatcagacggacagacagagacacagacagtcagacagacagagacacagagaatcAGACAAACAGCCAGACAGAGCCtgactgaaagacaaacagagacacagacagacagagattccTAGAAGTTAGACAGACCATGTGGCTAATTGTGGCtaattgtgtttctgtgtgttaaaACTCCACCCTCTATGCATGTGCAGGTATGCCCACCtgcctactgtgtgtgtgtattggtggGAGTGTGTACTGTGATGACACAGGCATGGATCAGATCCCACCCCTGCCCAAAGACACCACTCACTTTTATGGCCGCTTCAACAAGATCCGCCATGTGAAGAACACAGACTTTCTGAACCTCAGTGAGGACCCACCGTACACCCACCCTGTACTTATTCAGACCCACAGTATTGGCGACTGGTACATCATGGCTCATACAAAGTTTTGTTTATCAGATAAGCTCCAGTCCATTGATCTAACGGGGAACCAGGTCTCAGGGATGGATGAGGGTGTGTTTCGTTCCCTGACTCAGCTCCAGGAGTTATTGTTGGCTGATAACAACATACAGGTCCTGCCTGAGCTGCCAGTCACCATGAGACGCATAGATCTACGCAACAACAAGCTGGTCAACCGTGGGCTACACTCTGAGGGCTTCAAGGTAAATATCCTGCacatatacttaaaaaaaacattatttaatgttgtgatttttcaaataatttcaCACGTGAAGATCTGTTTGTCTCAATCAGTATCTTTGAAAACAATGACTGTAAGTAAAGTGTTGTGTGTcaggtctgagagagagagataaccTGATGATCTTTTAACCTCTGAATcttctcagcagcaggtgaactTTCGT is drawn from Seriola aureovittata isolate HTS-2021-v1 ecotype China chromosome 2, ASM2101889v1, whole genome shotgun sequence and contains these coding sequences:
- the optc gene encoding opticin; the protein is MFELKMSLQSLMVALVMVMVFLSPCPGMSAPQGEPDDEAFDVENYDLNSEDWENLDVNIYGDSYDYDDLDQEIEVGTIAPDTPSPASQSTAQHYEEEKTVPTLPPAPISLDFKGPGLFGPETGLGMPTCLLCVCIGGSVYCDDTGMDQIPPLPKDTTHFYGRFNKIRHVKNTDFLNLNKLQSIDLTGNQVSGMDEGVFRSLTQLQELLLADNNIQVLPELPVTMRRIDLRNNKLVNRGLHSEGFKEMSHLEFLYLSSNNLDYVPTPLPLSLRVLHLQDNNIQSLQEDTFCDRHDRNFIRRNLEDIRLDSNPLNINLFAQAYVCLPRLPVGSH